One Periophthalmus magnuspinnatus isolate fPerMag1 chromosome 8, fPerMag1.2.pri, whole genome shotgun sequence genomic window carries:
- the pde4a gene encoding cAMP-specific 3',5'-cyclic phosphodiesterase 4D isoform X3, which produces MGVVEAIDPAPPPCPSPVPGGYRLPRSSSYSPLQGRAGAELDLGAAGGVLDGGGSGTPAERRTPFVDLFCETCSKPWLIGWWDQFKRMLNRELSHLSEMSRSGNQVSEYISTTFLDKQNEVDIPSPTLREREKPMCHISGVKKLTHSSSLSISAMPRFGVKTEHEDALARELNDLNKWGLNIFRVAEFSNNRPLSCIMFAIFQERDLLKTFRIPVDTFVTYIMTLEDHYHANVAYHNSLHAADVTQSTHVLLSTPALDAVFTDLEILAALFAAAIHDVDHPGVSNQFLINTNSELALMYNDESVLENHHLAVGFKLLHEDNCDIFQNLSKRQRQSLRKLVIDMVLATDMSKHMSLLADLKTMVETKKVTSSGVLLLDHYTDRIQVLRNMVHCADLSNPTKPLAVYRQWTERIMEEFFRQGDKERERGMEISPMCDKHTASVEKSQVGFIDYIVHPLWETWGDLVHPDAQEILDTLEDNRDWYQSTIPQSPSPPPLKDKELNACMDKFQFELTLDDSSEPEQTEDNDKTENHVAQDSSQGEEEDGKKEEDMEETEDIIEEEDEVAMEEEEEQEKEHLEVRADKERLSDTSPVEEEEDSSSQAEDT; this is translated from the exons ATGGGAGTGGTGGAGGCCATTGACCCGGCGCCGCCCCCCTGCCCTTCGCCCGTACCAGGTGGCTACAGGCTGCCCCGCTCCTCCAGCTACAGCCCGCTGCAGGGGAGGGCAGGGGCCGAGCTGGACCTTGGTGCGGCCGGAGGGGTCCTGGATGGGGGTGGGAGCGGGACCCCAGCAGAGCGCAGGACGCCTTTTGTGGACCTGTTCTGTGAGACGTGCTCCAAGCCCTGGCTCATTGGCTGGTGGGATCAG TTCAAAAGGATGCTGAACCGGGAGCTGTCCCATTTATCAGAGATGAGTCGCTCAGGGAACCAGGTGTCAGAATACATCTCCACAACCTTTCTAG ATAAGCAGAACGAGGTAGACATCCCATCACCAAcgctgagagaaagagaaaagccCATGTGTCACATCAGTGGAGTGAAGAAGCTAACGCACAGCTCTAGCCTTTCTATCTCGGCCATGCCTCGCTTTGGTGTCAAGACTGAACACGAAGATGCTTTAGCTCGG GAGTTGAATGACTTAAACAAGTGGGGCCTTAATATCTTTCGGGTGGCAGAGTTTTCTAATAACCGACCTCTCAGCTGCATCATGTTTGCCATATTCCAG GAAAGAGATCTACTAAAGACCTTTAGGATCCCTGTGGATACATTTGTCACCTACATAATGACACTAGAAGACCACTATCATGCCAACGTGGCCTATCACAACAGCCTGCACGCAGCTGATGTCACTCAATCCACCCATGTTCTACTGTCAACACCAGCTCTGGAT GCTGTTTTCACTGATCTAGAGATACTGGCTGCATTATTTGCTGCTGCCATTCATGACGTAGACCATCCGGGAGTGTCCAACCAGTTTCTCATCAACACAA ACTCCGAGTTAGCCTTGATGTACAATGATGAGTCTGTGCTGGAGAACCACCACTTGGCTGTGGGCTTTAAGCTGCTTCATGAGGACAACTGTGACATTTTCCAGAACCTCagcaagagacagagacagagcctAAGGAAACTGGTTATAGATATG GTTTTGGCCACAGATATGTCCAAGCATATGAGTTTGCTGGCAGACCTCAAAACAATGGTAGAGACCAAAAAAGTGACAAGTTCAGGTGTCCTGCTATTGGACCACTACACAGACCGCATACAG GTGTTGAGGAATATGGTGCACTGTGCGGACCTGAGTAATCCCACCAAACCTTTGGCCGTGTATCGTCAATGGACAGAGCGCATCATGGAGGAGTTTTTCAGGCAGGGAGACAAGGAGCGTGAGCGAGGGATGGAGATCAGCCCCATGTGTGACAAACACACAGCGTCTGTGGAAAAGAGCCAG GTGGGCTTCATCGACTACATTGTGCACCCACTGTGGGAGACCTGGGGAGACTTGGTGCACCCTGACGCTCAAGAAATcctggacacactggaggacAACAGAGACTGGTACCAGAGCACAATACCACAGAGCCCCTCCCCTCCACCGCTAAAGGATAAGGAGCTGAACGCATGCATGGATAAGTTTCAGTTTGAGCTAACTTTGGACGACAGCTCGGAGCcagaacagacagaagacaATGACAAAACTGAGAATCATGTGGCTCAAGACAGCAgtcagggagaggaggaggatgggaaAAAGGAGGAAGACATGGAAGAGACTGAGGACATTatagaggaggaagatgaagttgcgatggaggaggaggaggagcaggagaaagaGCATCTGGAGGTGCGAGCCGACAAGGAGAGACTGTCTGACACAAGCCCtgtagaagaagaggaggattcTTCTTCACAAGCAGAAGACACATGA
- the pde4a gene encoding cAMP-specific 3',5'-cyclic phosphodiesterase 4B isoform X2, which produces MSHRVVKRQMSLWDTSEGPPPAASPVAPLTSPLSPPGNHTHGGSVLFRRLKLNRSIQDLKHNSNWHTSFDSENGPSPGRSPMDSQASPGLVLHPSFPQSQRRESFLYRSDSDYDTSPKTMSRNSSVNSEGHAEDLIVTPFAQVLASLRTVRSNFTILANVTTPTNKRSPVTSQPTVPQATLSEETYQQMARETLEELDWCLDQLETIQTHRSVSEMASNKFKRMLNRELSHLSEMSRSGNQVSEYISTTFLDKQNEVDIPSPTLREREKPMCHISGVKKLTHSSSLSISAMPRFGVKTEHEDALARELNDLNKWGLNIFRVAEFSNNRPLSCIMFAIFQERDLLKTFRIPVDTFVTYIMTLEDHYHANVAYHNSLHAADVTQSTHVLLSTPALDAVFTDLEILAALFAAAIHDVDHPGVSNQFLINTNSELALMYNDESVLENHHLAVGFKLLHEDNCDIFQNLSKRQRQSLRKLVIDMVLATDMSKHMSLLADLKTMVETKKVTSSGVLLLDHYTDRIQVLRNMVHCADLSNPTKPLAVYRQWTERIMEEFFRQGDKERERGMEISPMCDKHTASVEKSQVGFIDYIVHPLWETWGDLVHPDAQEILDTLEDNRDWYQSTIPQSPSPPPLKDKELNACMDKFQFELTLDDSSEPEQTEDNDKTENHVAQDSSQGEEEDGKKEEDMEETEDIIEEEDEVAMEEEEEQEKEHLEVRADKERLSDTSPVEEEEDSSSQAEDT; this is translated from the exons ATGAGTCACAGGGTGGTAAAGCGGCAGATGAGTTTGTGGGACACTTCTGAGGGACCCCCACCTGCGGCCTCACCTGTGGCCCCCCTCACCTCCCCCCTGTCCCCACCAGGAAACCACACACACGGGGGCTCTGTTCTCTTCAGACGGCTTAAACTCAATCGAAGCATACAAGATCTCAAACACAATTCAAACTGGCATACAAG CTTTGACTCAGAAAATGGCCCGTCTCCGGGCCGCAGTCCCATGGATTCGCAGGCGAGTCCGGGGCTGGTGCTGCACCCCTCGTTCCCCCAGAGCCAGCGCAGGGAGTCCTTCCTGTATCGCTCGGACTCGGACTACGACACCTCACCCAAAACCATGTCCCGAAATTCCTCTGTCAACAGTGAAGG GCATGCTGAAGACTTGATTGTCACTCCATTTGCTCAG GTGTTGGCCAGCCTACGAACTGTAAGAAGCAACTTCACCATCCTCGCCAATGTCACAACACCCACTAACAA GAGGTCACCAGTGACAAGCCAGCCCACAGTTCCCCAAGCTACACTCTCTG AGGAGACGTACCAGCAGATGGCGCGGGAGACTCTAGAGGAGCTGGACTGGTGTCTGGACCAGCTGGAGACCATTCAGACCCACCGCTCCGTCAGTGAGATGGCCTCCAACAAG TTCAAAAGGATGCTGAACCGGGAGCTGTCCCATTTATCAGAGATGAGTCGCTCAGGGAACCAGGTGTCAGAATACATCTCCACAACCTTTCTAG ATAAGCAGAACGAGGTAGACATCCCATCACCAAcgctgagagaaagagaaaagccCATGTGTCACATCAGTGGAGTGAAGAAGCTAACGCACAGCTCTAGCCTTTCTATCTCGGCCATGCCTCGCTTTGGTGTCAAGACTGAACACGAAGATGCTTTAGCTCGG GAGTTGAATGACTTAAACAAGTGGGGCCTTAATATCTTTCGGGTGGCAGAGTTTTCTAATAACCGACCTCTCAGCTGCATCATGTTTGCCATATTCCAG GAAAGAGATCTACTAAAGACCTTTAGGATCCCTGTGGATACATTTGTCACCTACATAATGACACTAGAAGACCACTATCATGCCAACGTGGCCTATCACAACAGCCTGCACGCAGCTGATGTCACTCAATCCACCCATGTTCTACTGTCAACACCAGCTCTGGAT GCTGTTTTCACTGATCTAGAGATACTGGCTGCATTATTTGCTGCTGCCATTCATGACGTAGACCATCCGGGAGTGTCCAACCAGTTTCTCATCAACACAA ACTCCGAGTTAGCCTTGATGTACAATGATGAGTCTGTGCTGGAGAACCACCACTTGGCTGTGGGCTTTAAGCTGCTTCATGAGGACAACTGTGACATTTTCCAGAACCTCagcaagagacagagacagagcctAAGGAAACTGGTTATAGATATG GTTTTGGCCACAGATATGTCCAAGCATATGAGTTTGCTGGCAGACCTCAAAACAATGGTAGAGACCAAAAAAGTGACAAGTTCAGGTGTCCTGCTATTGGACCACTACACAGACCGCATACAG GTGTTGAGGAATATGGTGCACTGTGCGGACCTGAGTAATCCCACCAAACCTTTGGCCGTGTATCGTCAATGGACAGAGCGCATCATGGAGGAGTTTTTCAGGCAGGGAGACAAGGAGCGTGAGCGAGGGATGGAGATCAGCCCCATGTGTGACAAACACACAGCGTCTGTGGAAAAGAGCCAG GTGGGCTTCATCGACTACATTGTGCACCCACTGTGGGAGACCTGGGGAGACTTGGTGCACCCTGACGCTCAAGAAATcctggacacactggaggacAACAGAGACTGGTACCAGAGCACAATACCACAGAGCCCCTCCCCTCCACCGCTAAAGGATAAGGAGCTGAACGCATGCATGGATAAGTTTCAGTTTGAGCTAACTTTGGACGACAGCTCGGAGCcagaacagacagaagacaATGACAAAACTGAGAATCATGTGGCTCAAGACAGCAgtcagggagaggaggaggatgggaaAAAGGAGGAAGACATGGAAGAGACTGAGGACATTatagaggaggaagatgaagttgcgatggaggaggaggaggagcaggagaaagaGCATCTGGAGGTGCGAGCCGACAAGGAGAGACTGTCTGACACAAGCCCtgtagaagaagaggaggattcTTCTTCACAAGCAGAAGACACATGA